In the genome of Limnobaculum zhutongyuii, one region contains:
- a CDS encoding helix-turn-helix domain-containing protein: MHNCTESQKLTPNGINNLIDWHPADIISALKKRGTNLSRLSRESGLGSRTLHNTLYRKWPKGEILIANALNVQPDVIWPSRY, encoded by the coding sequence ATGCATAACTGTACAGAATCGCAGAAATTGACTCCGAATGGAATCAATAATCTTATTGACTGGCACCCAGCGGATATTATTTCAGCATTAAAAAAACGGGGAACTAACTTATCAAGGCTTTCTCGGGAGTCTGGTTTAGGCTCTCGAACACTACACAACACCTTGTATCGTAAATGGCCCAAAGGTGAAATTTTGATAGCAAATGCTCTCAACGTACAACCTGATGTTATTTGGCCTAGCCGGTACTAA
- a CDS encoding hemagglutinin repeat-containing protein codes for MFNRARGQLMVVPEIAGAHSAGGNTRASSGAGHTLSQLIAGLKPLTLLTSMALGLLAISLPVQADIVADHSAPGNQQPTVIGSANGTPQVNIQTPSAAGVSRNTYSQFDVDNRGAILNNSAAPVQTQLGGYVDGNPQVIRGGAKIILNEVNSRNPSQLNSYVEVAGQKAQVVIANPSGITCDGCGFINANRATLTTGTPNLVNGQLEGYNVQQGNVTIQGRGMVSSQQSYTDIIAQSVNVNAGVWANELNVVTGKNKVSADTSQIEKQGGNDATSPQFSVDVAALGGMYANTIRMVGTENGVGVRNAGHIGTQAGSVVLTADGRIENSGTISSAQNLTVTTTEGLTNSGTLFGKNEVQIAAQGDVVNTGSGQMGANGQLDVTTQGNLTNQGVMAADGNTRVSSRRKLNNSGTLSSSQALRVSASSIDNSGTLQGKGRTAISTPGYINQTASGKISSGGFLSIDSGDWMTSYGSIWSADAASLSVQNALLNGGTLDTGLGLTLSASHLNNTGAIYAGGDVQAQSRSSLLNSGTLGSDRDITLNAAGEFSSNNTIYAKGNARLTAGSTVSNNGTLAADGLLSLTTPGALYNNGTLYSKGNLSLTADQSVTSYGSIGADGELNLNTYGTLFNNQMLYGKGQTTLNTGGDVTNHGVIGSDSRLSLTTPGWLLNTGTLYSGGAMAVAANGQVTNSGTINSSSDLSLTTQNALYNGNTIYAKGHASLNVAGAMTNDGILGADRNLMLSAGGDILNNGTLYSQGVGKYLTDGSFTNNHLLRSEDALLVDASGNILNEADIYAFAGLDFSAGQRIDNHAQLYSGGALNLHAIGDISNTSTLAALNDIVLSTHYFNNASNALLAAGVQSSGQLANAGDITILSTQSVDLQGQTLASGTLNVDAGGINLADGLVSAGAANLQGHSGEINTDRAQLYINNAFNAQTTGHWSNLGGQLYAGELHLNAGSLTNDAAGVISAQSTNLTLSGLLSNRGLIDGLLTHLQASQIDNYGTGRIYGTWLGLQADVINNREEDGTAATIAGRETLDMGVGTLNNYTHSLIFSGGNMSIGRLLDENGNATGMGGVLNNHSATIEALGDLRLSMGQVNNVNDNFKTEVQRISTESIYQYRVEGGVNYYRPDEVSFYKDEIPHIITPENAKGKDTYYSYDYIRTIDETVITETDPAKILAGGNLLITADTVTNDKSQIVAGNVLNIEANTLNNVEVIGERFINDVGTEIKYSRKKNKGTDSQRKSESDYEPPTQIQSITLKPSETLSYVQPEGSGALINARQEGSASGGTINGINIERVSIQVAGVDGMQDVSVVTRPPSLNLTLPNTSLYQINPAVGSRYLIETDPKFTQYKTWLGSDYMYSRLQADPNNVHKRLGDGYYEQTLIREQIINLTGMRFLNGYASDEEQYMALMNSGVEFAQKYHLSLGIALTPEQMANLTSDIVWLVSRDVTLPDGTVQTVLVPQVYAMVRSQDIDGSGALLSGKQVNLQLTSDLVNQGRILAGDKLNVLAQNIQNMGGSISGNNVAMLANNDINNIGGLMQGFDSLRLQAGNDINLLTTTRSNGSGTIINQVAGAVVHNDGGLLTMKAGNDINLTAAQVINNGQDGQTVISAGHDLNLNTVNVSDSRSARFDGDNYYTLTHAQDVGTQISAAGNVTLLADNDIVAKAANVEAGGHLQVSAGHDIQILAGESTVSLDEKTKISGTSGSGMAKVTEVREITLNHHNAESSSLSGDSVSLKAGNDLRVSGSQVVGTHDVALAAGNNLTVTAAQETEDDRYFSQKTKSGVMGSGGIGVTVGTIDEKSTQTTHRISHLGSTVGSTEGSVSLVAGNDLSIKGSDVIAQQDISLTGKNVTIESVENQTSIHDKYERTQSGMTVALSGAAGSALNAAVTEAKQAQDTQDSKIKALQEIKAALSAVQAVQAGMMDLPDSSEGFVGISISGGTQHTESTTDTKIRAAQGSTIAAGNNLSITATGNGEKGVDGDITIKGSAINAGNNMILDANRDVNLLAAANTQKTDSENKSYGGNAGVSFGWGGGKNGLRFFADANFSQGNMHADGLYWTESQLQAGNNLTIISGRDTNLIGALAKGYSVMMDVGRDLTVRSLQDTDDYSYEQYSLNIAGSYGTGFDGSLGFTMDKMDSTWASVNEQSGIYAGKGGYDITVGKHTQLDGAVIASEATPDKNSLDTGTLGWSDIKNKAEYDVSHVSISVGSGGGAPMGFPGVPGTPIVVAYGDSASSTTHAAIADGAITIRDKDGQQQDIATISRDTENAANPLDKIFNAEEEMRNLEAINLAGQIVSQVTTIATNYGTMKAQDEARAKADAQKESAANDPAIIAQARADLSKAGNDNPTQEDLNKATYNVVYQAEFTIANEKQMKEYGTGSDVQRAIQAAGAALTVAMGGGGFGSLSGSGRESANRRAGDEGQGH; via the coding sequence ATTTTTAACCGGGCCCGTGGTCAGTTAATGGTAGTCCCCGAGATTGCTGGTGCACACTCTGCTGGCGGAAATACCCGAGCTTCATCCGGAGCCGGACATACCTTAAGCCAACTGATTGCTGGTCTTAAACCGCTGACGTTGTTGACCAGTATGGCGTTGGGGTTATTGGCTATCAGCCTGCCGGTACAGGCTGATATCGTGGCAGACCACAGTGCGCCGGGTAACCAGCAGCCAACGGTCATCGGCAGTGCTAACGGCACGCCGCAGGTGAATATCCAGACACCGAGCGCCGCAGGCGTATCGCGCAATACCTACAGCCAGTTTGATGTGGATAACCGTGGTGCCATTCTTAATAACTCAGCCGCACCGGTACAAACCCAATTGGGCGGTTATGTTGACGGCAACCCGCAGGTTATACGCGGTGGGGCTAAAATTATTCTTAATGAAGTCAATTCCCGCAACCCAAGTCAGCTTAACAGTTATGTGGAAGTGGCGGGGCAGAAAGCTCAGGTGGTCATCGCCAACCCATCGGGTATTACCTGTGACGGCTGTGGTTTTATTAACGCCAACCGCGCCACTCTGACGACCGGCACACCAAATCTGGTGAATGGCCAACTGGAAGGCTACAACGTCCAACAGGGCAATGTGACCATTCAGGGCAGAGGGATGGTCAGTAGCCAGCAGAGTTATACCGATATCATCGCCCAATCGGTGAATGTGAATGCCGGCGTCTGGGCCAATGAACTTAACGTCGTCACCGGTAAGAACAAGGTTAGCGCCGATACCAGCCAGATTGAAAAGCAGGGTGGTAATGACGCCACCAGTCCGCAGTTTTCGGTGGATGTGGCGGCATTGGGTGGTATGTATGCCAACACTATCCGTATGGTGGGTACTGAAAACGGTGTAGGTGTTCGCAATGCCGGGCATATTGGCACGCAGGCCGGGTCGGTGGTGTTGACCGCCGATGGTCGTATCGAAAATAGCGGAACGATAAGCAGTGCACAAAACCTGACGGTTACGACGACGGAAGGGCTGACCAACAGCGGTACGCTGTTTGGCAAAAACGAAGTTCAGATCGCTGCACAGGGTGATGTGGTTAACACCGGATCCGGGCAAATGGGTGCCAACGGGCAGCTTGATGTTACCACTCAGGGCAACCTGACCAACCAGGGTGTGATGGCGGCAGACGGTAACACCAGGGTCAGTAGTCGTCGTAAATTGAATAACAGCGGTACGCTCTCTTCCAGCCAGGCGCTTCGGGTATCTGCCAGCAGTATTGATAACAGCGGTACTTTGCAGGGCAAAGGGCGCACAGCCATCAGTACTCCGGGATATATTAATCAGACTGCCAGTGGAAAAATCAGCAGCGGCGGCTTTTTAAGCATTGACAGCGGCGACTGGATGACCAGCTACGGCAGCATCTGGTCTGCGGACGCGGCTTCTCTTAGCGTTCAAAATGCGCTGTTAAACGGTGGAACCCTGGATACCGGATTGGGGCTGACCCTGTCCGCCAGCCATCTCAATAACACCGGGGCGATTTACGCCGGTGGCGATGTGCAGGCACAAAGTCGCAGTAGCCTGTTAAATAGCGGAACGCTGGGTTCTGACCGGGATATCACCCTGAATGCGGCGGGTGAGTTCTCCAGTAACAATACGATTTATGCTAAAGGCAATGCCCGATTAACGGCGGGTAGTACAGTGAGTAATAACGGTACGCTGGCCGCGGATGGGTTGCTGAGCCTGACTACACCGGGTGCACTGTATAACAACGGTACGCTATACAGTAAAGGCAACCTGTCATTAACCGCAGACCAGTCGGTGACCAGCTATGGCTCTATCGGTGCCGACGGTGAACTGAATCTGAATACTTACGGGACACTGTTTAATAATCAGATGCTGTACGGTAAAGGTCAGACGACCCTTAACACCGGTGGTGATGTCACCAACCATGGCGTGATAGGTTCTGACAGCCGTTTGTCCCTGACCACACCGGGCTGGTTACTCAATACCGGCACTCTGTATAGCGGCGGAGCGATGGCGGTAGCCGCCAACGGCCAAGTCACCAATAGCGGTACCATCAATAGCAGCAGCGACTTATCGCTGACAACCCAAAATGCCCTGTATAACGGCAATACGATTTATGCCAAAGGTCATGCCTCCCTTAATGTTGCCGGGGCAATGACCAATGACGGCATACTAGGTGCCGACCGTAATCTGATGCTTAGCGCCGGTGGCGATATTCTTAATAACGGTACGCTGTACAGTCAGGGCGTGGGGAAATACCTTACCGATGGCAGCTTTACCAATAATCACCTGCTGCGCAGCGAAGATGCCTTATTAGTGGATGCCAGTGGGAATATCCTCAATGAGGCGGATATCTACGCCTTTGCCGGGCTTGATTTCAGTGCCGGACAGCGCATTGATAACCATGCCCAGCTCTACAGCGGTGGGGCACTTAATCTGCATGCCATCGGAGATATCAGTAATACCTCAACGCTGGCAGCGCTAAACGATATTGTCCTTTCCACCCATTATTTCAACAACGCCAGCAATGCGTTGCTGGCAGCCGGCGTACAAAGCAGTGGTCAACTGGCAAATGCCGGTGATATCACCATCCTCAGCACCCAGTCTGTGGATTTGCAGGGGCAAACGCTGGCCTCCGGCACCCTGAATGTGGATGCTGGCGGCATTAATCTGGCTGATGGTCTGGTGAGTGCCGGCGCGGCGAATTTGCAGGGGCATAGCGGTGAGATAAACACCGATCGCGCTCAGCTCTACATTAACAATGCCTTCAATGCACAGACTACCGGCCACTGGAGCAACCTTGGCGGTCAGCTGTACGCCGGTGAACTGCATCTTAATGCCGGATCGCTGACCAACGATGCGGCAGGGGTTATCAGTGCCCAATCCACCAACCTCACGTTGAGTGGGCTTTTAAGCAACAGAGGGCTGATTGACGGGCTGCTGACGCACCTGCAAGCCAGTCAAATTGATAACTACGGCACCGGTCGTATTTACGGCACCTGGCTGGGCTTACAGGCCGATGTGATTAATAACCGGGAAGAGGACGGCACCGCCGCCACCATCGCCGGGCGTGAAACGCTGGATATGGGGGTGGGTACCTTAAACAACTACACCCATTCGCTGATATTCAGCGGTGGCAATATGTCCATCGGTCGATTACTGGATGAGAACGGCAACGCCACCGGTATGGGCGGCGTGTTGAATAACCACAGTGCGACGATTGAAGCGCTGGGGGATTTACGGTTGTCGATGGGGCAGGTGAATAACGTTAATGATAACTTCAAAACCGAAGTTCAGCGTATTTCTACCGAGAGCATTTATCAATACCGGGTCGAGGGAGGCGTAAATTACTACCGTCCTGATGAGGTTTCTTTTTATAAAGATGAAATCCCCCACATCATTACACCGGAAAATGCCAAAGGTAAGGATACCTATTACTCCTATGACTATATCCGCACCATCGATGAAACGGTGATTACGGAAACCGACCCGGCTAAAATTTTAGCGGGTGGGAACCTGTTGATCACCGCAGATACCGTAACTAATGATAAAAGTCAGATAGTGGCGGGTAATGTTCTGAACATTGAGGCGAATACGCTGAATAATGTTGAGGTTATCGGTGAGCGCTTTATCAATGATGTGGGTACAGAGATAAAGTATTCCCGCAAGAAAAACAAAGGTACAGATTCTCAAAGAAAGAGCGAGTCGGATTATGAGCCGCCAACGCAAATTCAGTCTATTACTCTCAAACCGTCTGAAACGCTCAGTTATGTTCAACCAGAAGGTAGCGGGGCACTGATTAATGCTCGTCAGGAAGGTAGCGCATCAGGTGGCACAATCAATGGGATCAATATTGAGCGAGTGAGTATTCAGGTGGCTGGTGTGGATGGTATGCAGGATGTCAGCGTAGTGACACGTCCACCGAGCCTGAATCTGACGCTGCCCAATACCAGTCTGTATCAAATCAATCCGGCAGTGGGTAGCCGTTATTTAATCGAAACCGATCCGAAATTCACCCAATATAAAACCTGGCTGGGTTCGGACTATATGTACAGCCGCTTACAGGCCGATCCAAATAATGTGCATAAGCGTCTGGGTGATGGCTACTATGAACAGACGCTGATTCGTGAGCAGATCATCAATCTGACCGGGATGCGTTTTTTAAACGGCTACGCCAGTGATGAAGAGCAATATATGGCGCTGATGAACAGCGGCGTGGAGTTTGCTCAGAAATATCATCTGTCATTAGGTATTGCGCTGACGCCAGAGCAGATGGCCAACCTGACCTCAGATATCGTCTGGCTGGTTAGCCGTGATGTGACGCTGCCGGATGGCACGGTTCAGACGGTTCTGGTGCCACAAGTGTATGCGATGGTCAGGTCGCAGGATATTGACGGTAGCGGCGCTTTATTGTCCGGAAAACAGGTAAATCTGCAACTGACCAGCGATCTGGTGAATCAGGGGCGCATTCTGGCGGGCGATAAGCTAAACGTACTGGCGCAGAATATTCAGAATATGGGCGGCAGCATCAGCGGTAATAACGTAGCGATGCTGGCGAATAACGATATTAATAATATTGGCGGTTTGATGCAGGGCTTTGACAGCCTGAGGCTTCAGGCGGGAAATGATATTAATCTGCTGACCACCACCCGCAGTAACGGCAGCGGGACGATAATTAATCAGGTTGCCGGTGCGGTAGTACACAATGATGGCGGTCTTCTGACCATGAAGGCGGGTAATGATATTAATCTGACCGCGGCTCAGGTGATTAATAACGGGCAGGACGGGCAAACCGTTATCAGTGCCGGACATGACTTGAATCTCAATACGGTTAACGTATCTGACAGCCGCAGTGCCCGGTTTGATGGTGATAACTACTACACCCTCACCCATGCTCAGGATGTTGGTACTCAGATTTCAGCAGCAGGAAACGTTACCCTTTTGGCCGATAACGATATTGTGGCAAAAGCGGCTAACGTTGAGGCCGGAGGACATCTTCAGGTCAGTGCCGGACATGACATTCAGATTTTAGCCGGTGAGTCTACCGTGAGTCTGGATGAAAAAACCAAGATCAGCGGTACCAGCGGTAGCGGTATGGCGAAAGTGACAGAGGTGAGGGAGATTACCCTCAACCATCACAACGCAGAGTCCAGTAGCCTGAGTGGTGATTCCGTCAGTCTGAAAGCGGGAAATGATCTGCGGGTATCCGGCAGCCAGGTGGTTGGTACCCATGATGTGGCTCTGGCGGCAGGGAATAATCTGACGGTGACGGCTGCTCAGGAAACCGAAGACGACCGGTATTTCAGCCAGAAAACCAAGTCGGGCGTTATGGGTTCTGGCGGGATCGGCGTTACGGTAGGAACGATTGATGAAAAATCCACTCAGACCACTCATCGTATCAGCCATCTCGGCAGCACCGTCGGCAGTACCGAGGGTAGCGTATCGCTAGTTGCGGGTAATGATTTATCCATAAAAGGTTCTGATGTGATTGCCCAACAGGATATCAGCCTGACGGGTAAAAACGTGACCATTGAGTCAGTGGAAAACCAGACCAGCATTCACGACAAATATGAGCGTACCCAGTCGGGTATGACCGTCGCACTATCCGGCGCAGCCGGTAGCGCCCTGAATGCGGCGGTAACCGAAGCCAAACAGGCGCAGGACACTCAGGACAGTAAAATCAAAGCACTACAGGAAATCAAAGCGGCATTGTCGGCGGTACAGGCAGTGCAGGCCGGTATGATGGACTTGCCTGACAGCAGTGAAGGGTTTGTGGGTATCAGTATTTCTGGCGGTACTCAGCATACCGAATCCACCACCGATACCAAAATTCGGGCGGCTCAGGGTTCTACCATTGCGGCAGGCAATAATCTGTCCATTACTGCCACCGGTAACGGTGAGAAGGGCGTTGACGGCGATATCACCATTAAAGGCTCAGCCATTAATGCCGGTAATAACATGATTCTGGACGCCAATCGGGACGTTAACCTGCTGGCGGCGGCGAATACCCAGAAAACCGACAGCGAGAACAAGAGCTACGGCGGTAACGCTGGCGTGAGCTTTGGCTGGGGCGGGGGTAAAAACGGCCTGCGTTTCTTTGCTGATGCTAACTTCTCGCAAGGGAATATGCATGCAGACGGTCTGTACTGGACTGAGAGCCAGTTACAGGCGGGTAACAACCTGACCATCATCAGCGGCCGGGATACCAACCTGATTGGTGCACTGGCGAAGGGTTATTCCGTGATGATGGACGTAGGTCGTGACCTGACCGTTCGTTCGTTGCAGGACACCGATGATTACAGCTATGAGCAGTACTCGCTTAATATTGCGGGTAGCTACGGCACCGGCTTTGACGGCAGTCTGGGTTTCACCATGGACAAGATGGACAGTACCTGGGCCAGCGTCAATGAGCAGAGCGGGATTTATGCCGGTAAAGGCGGTTATGACATTACCGTGGGTAAGCATACGCAGTTAGACGGTGCGGTGATTGCCTCTGAAGCTACGCCGGATAAAAACAGTCTGGATACCGGCACGCTTGGCTGGAGTGATATTAAGAATAAGGCAGAGTATGACGTCAGCCATGTGTCGATCAGCGTTGGCTCTGGCGGTGGTGCACCGATGGGCTTTCCGGGCGTGCCGGGAACACCGATTGTGGTGGCCTATGGTGATAGCGCCAGTAGCACCACGCATGCGGCGATAGCGGATGGGGCGATTACTATTCGGGATAAGGATGGTCAGCAGCAAGATATTGCCACCATCAGTCGCGATACGGAAAATGCCGCGAATCCGCTGGATAAAATCTTCAATGCTGAAGAAGAGATGCGCAATCTGGAGGCGATTAATCTGGCGGGGCAGATTGTTTCGCAGGTGACGACCATTGCGACTAACTATGGAACGATGAAAGCGCAGGATGAGGCGAGAGCTAAAGCGGATGCTCAAAAAGAGTCAGCGGCGAATGACCCGGCGATAATTGCGCAGGCGCGAGCCGATTTGTCTAAAGCGGGTAATGACAATCCAACGCAGGAAGACCTCAATAAAGCCACGTATAACGTGGTGTATCAGGCCGAGTTTACTATTGCCAATGAAAAGCAGATGAAAGAGTACGGCACGGGTAGCGATGTGCAACGGGCTATTCAGGCGGCAGGTGCAGCGCTGACTGTTGCAATGGGCGGCGGCGGCTTCGGCTCCTTATCTGGCTCAGGGCGTGAAAGCGCTAACCGAAGGGCCGGAGATGAAGGACAAGGCCATTAA
- a CDS encoding LexA family transcriptional regulator, giving the protein MSYEPKELVTPKGINVPIKADEIGTSFSTRLKELIGPKQSIRAFAKDVGISYGGLHKYLTGATLPTLDNLLSLVKYTGVSIEWLATGEGPKFKDDSGVTSEFAFIPRYNVSAAAGDGAWNETEEPSFLMAFRKYWIEQYLRADPKQLSVISVQGYSMEGILNDKDVILINHADVDAKEGIYVLRIDGHLFVKLVQRLPGEILKFSSANSAYESFTVDLNNPPNDFCIIGKVVWYGRNL; this is encoded by the coding sequence ATGAGTTACGAACCAAAGGAACTAGTGACTCCAAAAGGAATCAATGTTCCGATTAAAGCGGATGAAATAGGAACCAGTTTTTCAACTAGGTTAAAAGAACTTATCGGCCCTAAACAAAGTATTCGTGCATTTGCTAAAGATGTGGGGATTTCTTATGGTGGATTACACAAATATCTAACAGGGGCTACATTACCAACATTAGATAATCTGTTATCACTCGTAAAATACACGGGTGTATCAATAGAATGGCTGGCTACTGGTGAAGGGCCGAAGTTTAAAGATGATAGCGGCGTCACGTCTGAGTTTGCTTTTATCCCCCGTTATAACGTCAGTGCGGCGGCGGGTGATGGGGCTTGGAATGAAACAGAGGAACCGTCGTTTTTAATGGCATTTCGCAAGTATTGGATTGAGCAGTATCTGCGCGCAGACCCTAAACAACTATCCGTCATATCTGTTCAGGGTTATTCGATGGAAGGCATTCTCAATGATAAAGATGTTATCTTGATTAATCATGCTGATGTTGACGCAAAAGAGGGAATCTATGTACTTAGAATCGATGGTCACTTATTCGTAAAACTAGTCCAGCGATTACCGGGGGAGATATTAAAGTTTTCCAGTGCTAACTCGGCTTACGAGTCATTTACCGTTGATTTGAACAACCCGCCGAACGATTTTTGCATCATAGGGAAAGTTGTTTGGTATGGTCGGAATTTATAG
- a CDS encoding Mu transposase C-terminal domain-containing protein, which produces MWITVADLVGCKGLPSTERGCRKLLDKVALNMPDIRRKKAGSKAFEYDVSYLPSNIQSLIEPHLLKHVITSRAPQRNVAKLDTKKTSNSSTLDLMRQCPSLLENKINELTDNQRQIADARMSLAIEVLRIEEQASTSRIRAIRFIIEQAKAAALPERLMLAVNRANARKGSTRVIGERSLNQWVVDYLRGKDAAERLALLAPGHHKAKKAVEISWLPMFLAIYRQPNGISIAEAYRQFCDEWATVYEGQPAMLNVVPSLDAVHRALAKLPKITRMKGRVTGAALRAIQTYVKRDWSQLTVNDVWIGDGHGLKMKVAHPEHGQPFIPEITLIMDGVSRFVVGWSISLSENTIAVADALRHGMSRNGLPLFYYSDNGGGEKNHLFDADITGILPRLGVGHETGIPGNPQGRGIIERAHQTILFRIARQFATFHGSSADRDSVRITSRQIVSAVNARNQDKELSTTQRNALAKLPSWNQLIDAIEDGVEWYNSQHEHSELPKRNGRHMTPASYRAELLEKNELHYLSELELRDMFMPQVVRVAQRGWLSVFNNEYFAEELINVDGERVSVAFDIHSADRVIVRKLDGTFVCEAVFNGNKRAAFPVAFVEKARAERTKRRLNLVEKKAEEIKAELRPVIGIENKDFSSLLSGEFQHVSENPEPIFMFESEREEYRAKQLKTAR; this is translated from the coding sequence ATGTGGATTACTGTTGCTGATCTTGTTGGCTGTAAAGGACTTCCATCAACTGAAAGAGGTTGCCGGAAGTTATTGGATAAAGTCGCCCTCAATATGCCCGATATTCGCCGTAAAAAGGCAGGCTCAAAGGCGTTTGAATATGACGTAAGCTATCTACCTAGTAACATTCAGTCACTAATAGAACCACACTTATTAAAACACGTCATCACATCAAGAGCACCTCAACGCAATGTGGCAAAACTGGACACAAAAAAGACAAGTAATTCATCAACACTGGATTTAATGCGTCAGTGTCCTTCGCTGCTTGAAAATAAAATAAATGAACTCACAGATAACCAGCGTCAAATTGCAGACGCAAGAATGAGTTTAGCTATTGAAGTTCTAAGAATTGAAGAGCAAGCCAGTACAAGTCGAATTCGGGCTATTCGTTTCATCATTGAACAGGCTAAAGCGGCGGCGTTACCAGAAAGGTTAATGCTTGCTGTGAATAGAGCAAACGCCCGAAAAGGTTCTACAAGAGTTATTGGGGAGCGTTCTTTAAATCAATGGGTTGTTGACTATTTACGCGGTAAGGATGCTGCCGAACGACTCGCATTGTTAGCTCCCGGACATCATAAAGCTAAGAAGGCTGTTGAAATATCATGGCTTCCGATGTTTCTCGCCATCTACCGTCAACCGAACGGAATTTCAATTGCTGAAGCATATCGCCAATTTTGTGACGAATGGGCGACAGTTTATGAGGGGCAACCAGCAATGTTAAATGTGGTTCCCTCTCTTGATGCGGTACACCGCGCACTAGCTAAACTTCCTAAAATCACCCGAATGAAAGGCCGTGTCACTGGTGCTGCTCTTCGGGCAATTCAAACCTATGTTAAGCGTGATTGGTCACAACTGACTGTTAACGATGTTTGGATCGGCGATGGTCACGGATTAAAAATGAAAGTGGCACACCCGGAGCATGGACAGCCGTTCATTCCAGAAATTACGCTAATTATGGATGGTGTATCACGATTTGTTGTGGGCTGGAGTATCAGCTTGTCAGAAAACACCATCGCGGTTGCTGATGCTTTACGGCATGGAATGTCCCGCAATGGGCTTCCATTGTTCTACTATTCAGATAATGGTGGTGGCGAGAAAAACCATCTGTTCGATGCAGATATTACAGGTATTTTGCCACGTCTTGGCGTTGGTCATGAAACAGGTATACCGGGTAATCCGCAAGGCCGAGGCATTATAGAACGTGCTCACCAAACCATTTTGTTTCGCATTGCTCGCCAATTTGCAACCTTTCACGGTTCCAGTGCTGATCGTGATTCTGTCCGTATCACATCACGTCAAATCGTGTCCGCTGTTAATGCCAGAAACCAAGACAAAGAGTTATCGACAACCCAACGAAACGCACTTGCAAAGCTCCCTAGCTGGAATCAGTTAATAGACGCTATTGAAGACGGTGTCGAGTGGTACAACAGCCAGCATGAACACAGCGAGTTACCAAAACGCAACGGGCGTCATATGACCCCTGCATCATATCGCGCAGAACTGCTGGAAAAAAACGAGTTGCATTATTTGTCTGAACTCGAACTTCGGGACATGTTCATGCCGCAAGTTGTACGCGTGGCGCAACGTGGGTGGCTTTCCGTATTCAATAACGAGTATTTCGCCGAAGAGCTTATCAATGTTGATGGCGAGCGTGTTTCTGTTGCTTTCGATATTCACAGCGCAGACAGGGTCATCGTTAGAAAGTTGGACGGAACGTTCGTTTGTGAAGCTGTGTTCAATGGCAATAAACGCGCCGCATTCCCTGTCGCCTTCGTTGAAAAAGCCAGAGCAGAACGGACGAAACGCCGCCTTAATCTGGTTGAAAAGAAAGCAGAGGAAATCAAAGCAGAGTTACGCCCGGTTATTGGCATTGAAAATAAAGACTTTAGTTCCCTGCTGTCAGGTGAGTTCCAGCATGTATCCGAAAATCCAGAACCTATTTTTATGTTTGAGTCTGAGCGCGAAGAGTATCGCGCAAAACAACTGAAAACCGCGAGGTAA